A stretch of the Plodia interpunctella isolate USDA-ARS_2022_Savannah chromosome Z, ilPloInte3.2, whole genome shotgun sequence genome encodes the following:
- the LOC128682943 gene encoding proton-coupled amino acid transporter-like protein CG1139 isoform X1: MSKKHLHNQAAIPLAPAVFKKPQMRPMIAEYDPKKKGVKNDLSDVVMVKYKVDPNEIPVEQQAGSTLPLMEIPGRDIEADEDYNPFEHRKLAHPTSDLDTLIHLLKGSLGSGILAMPMAYLNAGLYFGLVATFTIGGICTYCVHVLVKTAHELCRRCQKPSLGFAETAEAAFLSGPPAVHKFSRLAKAMVNWFLVIDLLGCCCVYIVFVSKNVKQVVDYYCEGTSYEKMDLRIYMAAMLPILIAMNMIRNLKYLAPFSMIANLLVGTGMGITFYYLFQDLKSVSDVKTFAGFERLPTFFGTAIFALEGIGVVMPLENNMKTPTHFIGCPGVLNTGMFFVVSLYAFVGFFGYLRYGDQTQGSITLNLPEYEVLGQSVKLMIAVAIFFTYSLQFYVPMEIIWKNVRHFFGAKKNLAEYSIRITLIVMTLGIAIAIPNLGPFISLVGAVCLSFLGLIFPAVIETVTYWDRPNGLGRFNWVLWKNMFLVCFGILGFLTGAYVSILDIIKGDDA, encoded by the exons aAACCACAAATGCGGCCGATGATAGCCGAATATGACCCCAAGAAAAAAGGAGTCAAAAATGATTTGTCAGATGTCGTTATGGTCAA ATACAAAGTTGACCCAAATGAGATCCCTGTGGAACAACAAGCGGGATCCACCCTGCCTCTTATGGAGATCCCTGGGCGTGATATAGAGGCTGACGAGGATTACAACCCATTTGAGCACCGAAAACTTGCACATCCTACGTC GGACTTGGATACCCTCATTCATTTGCTGAAGGGGTCTTTAGGCAGTGGCATCTTGGCTATGCCTATGGCGTACCTCAACGCTGGTCTTTACTTTGGTCTTGTGGCTACGTTCACCATCGGAGGCATCTGCACCTACTGCGTCCACGTCTTGGTCAAGACCGCGCACGAGCTCTGCAGGAGGTGCCAGAAACCGTCTCTTGGATTTGCTGAGACTGCCGAAGCCGCCTTCCTCTCAGGACCACCAGCTGTTCACAAGTTCTCGAGACTTGCTAA AGCAATGGTCAACTGGTTTCTCGTGATAGACTTACTTGGATGTTGCTGTGTGTACATAGTATTTGTCTCGAAGAATGTCAAACAAGTAGTTGACTACTACTGCGAGGGAACTTCCTACGAAAAAATGGATCTTCGGATATATATGGCTGCCATGCTGCCCATTCTTATTGCGATGAACATGATCCGGAACCTGAAGTATTTGGCCCCGTTTTCAATGATTGCTAATCTTTTAGTTGGTACTGGAATGGGCATCACTTTCTACTATTTGTTTCAAGATTTGAAAAGCGTTAGTGATGTAAAGACCTTTGCTGGTTTTGAACGACTACCGACCTTCTTCGGCACTGCTATCTTCGCTCTGGAAGGCATCGGTGTGGTCATGCCGCTTGAAAACAACATGAAGACCCCTACTCACTTTATTGGATGTCCCGGCGTTCTAAATACTGGCATGTTCTTCGTGGTCTCACTTTATGCATTTGTCGGGTTCTTTGGATACCTGAGATATGGAGACCAGACTCAGGGCAGCATCACCTTGAACTTGCCAGAGTACGAAGT ACTTGGACAAAGCGTGAAGCTCATGATCGCTGTAGCCATTTTCTTCACCTACAGTCTTCAGTTCTACGTGCCTATGGAGATCATATGGAAGAACGTGCGACATTTCTTCGGAGCCAAGAAGAATCTCGCTGAATATAGTATTAGGATTACTTTAATCGTCATGACTCTGGGCATCGCTATCGCTATCCCTAACTTGGGGCCTTTTATCTCACTGGTAGGTGCAGTTTGCCTTTCATTCCTAGGTCTGATCTTTCCTGCCGTAATCGAAACTGTCACTTATTGGGACCGACCAAACGGCCTCGGCCGCTTCAACTGGGTTCTatggaaaaatatgtttttggtCTGCTTTGGTATTCTTGGATTTTTGACAGGTGCTTATGTGAGCATTCTGGACATAATAAAAGGAGATGATGCTTAA
- the LOC128682943 gene encoding proton-coupled amino acid transporter-like protein pathetic isoform X2, with protein MEIPGRDIEADEDYNPFEHRKLAHPTSDLDTLIHLLKGSLGSGILAMPMAYLNAGLYFGLVATFTIGGICTYCVHVLVKTAHELCRRCQKPSLGFAETAEAAFLSGPPAVHKFSRLAKAMVNWFLVIDLLGCCCVYIVFVSKNVKQVVDYYCEGTSYEKMDLRIYMAAMLPILIAMNMIRNLKYLAPFSMIANLLVGTGMGITFYYLFQDLKSVSDVKTFAGFERLPTFFGTAIFALEGIGVVMPLENNMKTPTHFIGCPGVLNTGMFFVVSLYAFVGFFGYLRYGDQTQGSITLNLPEYEVLGQSVKLMIAVAIFFTYSLQFYVPMEIIWKNVRHFFGAKKNLAEYSIRITLIVMTLGIAIAIPNLGPFISLVGAVCLSFLGLIFPAVIETVTYWDRPNGLGRFNWVLWKNMFLVCFGILGFLTGAYVSILDIIKGDDA; from the exons ATGGAGATCCCTGGGCGTGATATAGAGGCTGACGAGGATTACAACCCATTTGAGCACCGAAAACTTGCACATCCTACGTC GGACTTGGATACCCTCATTCATTTGCTGAAGGGGTCTTTAGGCAGTGGCATCTTGGCTATGCCTATGGCGTACCTCAACGCTGGTCTTTACTTTGGTCTTGTGGCTACGTTCACCATCGGAGGCATCTGCACCTACTGCGTCCACGTCTTGGTCAAGACCGCGCACGAGCTCTGCAGGAGGTGCCAGAAACCGTCTCTTGGATTTGCTGAGACTGCCGAAGCCGCCTTCCTCTCAGGACCACCAGCTGTTCACAAGTTCTCGAGACTTGCTAA AGCAATGGTCAACTGGTTTCTCGTGATAGACTTACTTGGATGTTGCTGTGTGTACATAGTATTTGTCTCGAAGAATGTCAAACAAGTAGTTGACTACTACTGCGAGGGAACTTCCTACGAAAAAATGGATCTTCGGATATATATGGCTGCCATGCTGCCCATTCTTATTGCGATGAACATGATCCGGAACCTGAAGTATTTGGCCCCGTTTTCAATGATTGCTAATCTTTTAGTTGGTACTGGAATGGGCATCACTTTCTACTATTTGTTTCAAGATTTGAAAAGCGTTAGTGATGTAAAGACCTTTGCTGGTTTTGAACGACTACCGACCTTCTTCGGCACTGCTATCTTCGCTCTGGAAGGCATCGGTGTGGTCATGCCGCTTGAAAACAACATGAAGACCCCTACTCACTTTATTGGATGTCCCGGCGTTCTAAATACTGGCATGTTCTTCGTGGTCTCACTTTATGCATTTGTCGGGTTCTTTGGATACCTGAGATATGGAGACCAGACTCAGGGCAGCATCACCTTGAACTTGCCAGAGTACGAAGT ACTTGGACAAAGCGTGAAGCTCATGATCGCTGTAGCCATTTTCTTCACCTACAGTCTTCAGTTCTACGTGCCTATGGAGATCATATGGAAGAACGTGCGACATTTCTTCGGAGCCAAGAAGAATCTCGCTGAATATAGTATTAGGATTACTTTAATCGTCATGACTCTGGGCATCGCTATCGCTATCCCTAACTTGGGGCCTTTTATCTCACTGGTAGGTGCAGTTTGCCTTTCATTCCTAGGTCTGATCTTTCCTGCCGTAATCGAAACTGTCACTTATTGGGACCGACCAAACGGCCTCGGCCGCTTCAACTGGGTTCTatggaaaaatatgtttttggtCTGCTTTGGTATTCTTGGATTTTTGACAGGTGCTTATGTGAGCATTCTGGACATAATAAAAGGAGATGATGCTTAA